The Immundisolibacter sp. genomic sequence CGCTGGCCGTGCTGCTGAGCCTGCTGGCGCTGTATCTGCTTGGCGCCTTTGCCACCCGTGTGGTCGGGCAGCGCCTGGTGGCACTGGGCGAACGGCTGATTCAGCGCCTGCCACTGGTGCAGACGATCTATGGCGGCACCAAGAAGATGTTGTCGGCCTTGAGCCAGCCACCGGTGGGCGTAAGGCGGGTGGTGCTGATCAGCTTCCCGTCGCGGGACATGAAGACCCTGGGCCTGGTCACGCGGACGCTGCGCGATCACCGCACCGGGCGGGAACTGGCCGCCGTATACGTGCCAACCACACCCAACCCGACCTCCGGTTACCTGGAGATCGTACCCGTGGATCAGCTGGTCAACACCGACTGGACCATGGACGAGGCGATGGCCTTCGTCATGTCCGGTGGCGCAGTGGCTCCGGAGAACATACCGTTCGACGGCGAGGCGCCGCCCCTGCCCTGAGCCCTGCCGGCCACGCCATGCGGGGTATCATGCGCAACGACCACAAGGGGGGACCTTGAGCAATGCTGTATTGGCACTGGCTGACGCTGGGCATGGCGCTGATAATCGCAGAGCTGTTCATCGCCAGTTTTTTCGTGTTCTGGTTTGGCCTTGGCGCGCTGCTGGTGGGCCTGTTGGTG encodes the following:
- a CDS encoding DUF502 domain-containing protein yields the protein MPLRAFAAHLRRYLLAGVLTVIPLWVTWLILAFVFRQLSALSLPWLLLFSTRIQQEVPVLSLFLRDSRFQSALAVLLSLLALYLLGAFATRVVGQRLVALGERLIQRLPLVQTIYGGTKKMLSALSQPPVGVRRVVLISFPSRDMKTLGLVTRTLRDHRTGRELAAVYVPTTPNPTSGYLEIVPVDQLVNTDWTMDEAMAFVMSGGAVAPENIPFDGEAPPLP